In Oncorhynchus clarkii lewisi isolate Uvic-CL-2024 chromosome 16, UVic_Ocla_1.0, whole genome shotgun sequence, one genomic interval encodes:
- the LOC139368547 gene encoding plasmanylethanolamine desaturase 1, with product MARMVNENGCGQDLQRTELNGAGRGTARWGPQHAGALELANLYSPGKRCQEWISVVLCFSLMAFNFCHLLVNFHLGHMWYILLGIVAGILTADFSSGLVHWGADTWGSVELPIVGKAFIRPFREHHIDPTAITRHDFIETNGDNCMLTLVPLAHMAFNFLTLSPAEHYHNYPWHCYVMALAIFVTLTNQIHKWSHTYFGLPGWVVFLQNCHIILPRKHHRIHHVSPHETYFCITTGWLNYPLEKLGFWSRLEDLIQSVTGEKPRSDDLKWAHKTK from the exons ATGGCGAGAATGGTAAACGAAAACGGGTGTGGACAAGACTTACAGAGAACAGAGTTAAATGGAGCCGGTCGAGGTACAGCGCGGTGGGGTCCCCAACACGCAGGGGCTCTGGAACTTGCGAATTTGTATTCGCCAG GAAAAAGATGTCAGGAATGGATAAGTGTtgtcctctgcttctctctcatgGCCTTCAACTTTTGTCACCTCCTTGTTAACTTCCACCTGGGTCATATGTGGTACATCCTTTTGGGCATTG tggcgGGAATACTGACTGCAGACTTTTCCTCTGGTCTAGTCCACTGGGGGGCTGACACCTGGGGATCTGTGGAGCTACCCATCGTTGGAAAA GCCTTTATCCGACCATTCAGGGAGCATCACATTGACCCTACAGCCATCACCCGCCATGACTTCATTGAGACGAATGGTGACAACTGCATGCTGACCCTGGTCCCATTAGCACACATGGCTTTCAATTTCCTCACCCTCTCGCCTG CGGAGCACTATCACAACTACCCCTGGCACTGCTATGTGATGGCACTGGCCATTTTCGTTACCCTAACCAACCAGATTCATAAGTGGTCGCACACATACTTCGGGCTGCCAGGCTGGGTGGTCTTTCTACAGAACTGCCACATCATCCTGCCCCGCAAGCACCATCGCATCCATCACGTTTCCCCCCACGAGACATACTTCTGCATCACCACAG GCTGGCTGAACTATCCCCTGGAGAAGCTGGGGTTCTGGTCTAGGCTTGAGGATCTGATCCAGAGTGTGACTGGGGAGAAGCCCAGGTCTGATGATCTGAAATGGGCCCACAAAACCAAGTAA
- the LOC139368546 gene encoding CCAAT/enhancer-binding protein beta-like — MEVAGFYDRDCFAFQSTNCIIRPISDNSTCKQPIDGSMTELGIAENEKAIDFSVYLDPPAAHCQQLATQNETHQRGVDIFADFLAEESRIKRRSSLQQNYRNYISLNERETSVHDNREPYVLGYPELQETRVDTVFSSEFIGNHFKSGERDESQEDPRMDNGSTGYDMRYLHYQSTPSGSLGNISTASSSSSSPPGTPALSGKCTSPSRGGKMSSGVKGKKRLEKNSEEYKQRRERNNLAVRKSRDKAKMRNTETQHKVLELAAENDRLQKRVEQLSRELATLRNLLSATG; from the coding sequence ATGGAAGTGGCCGGTTTCTACGACAGGGATTGCTTTGCTTTCCAGAGTACAAACTGCATTATCAGGCCCATTAGCGATAACAGCACTTGCAAGCAGCCCATTGACGGTTCGATGACGGAGCTTGGCATAGCCGAGAACGAGAAAGCGATAGATTTCAGTGTCTACTTGGATCCTCCTGCTGCGCACTGTCAACAACTGGCAACACAAAACGAAACTCATCAGAGAGGGGTAGACATATTCGCAGATTTCCTTGCCGAGGAAAGCAGGATAAAGAGACGTTCATCATTACAACAAAACTACAGAAACTACATATCTCTCAACGAGCGGGAGACAAGTGTGCACGACAATAGAGAGCCATACGTCCTGGGCTATCCTGAACTGCAGGAGACCCGTGTGGACACCGTGTTCAGCTCGGAGTTTATTGGGAACCACTTTAAATCCGGTGAAAGAGACGAGTCTCAAGAGGACCCAAGAATGGACAACGGTTCAACTGGCTACGACATGAGGTATCTTCATTACCAGTCGACTCCAAGTGGCAGCCTTGGTAACATTTCCACTGCATCCTCGTCTTCCTCCAGTCCACCGGGTACACCTGCACTGTCAGGTAAATGCACGTCGCCTTCGCGGGGCGGGAAAATGTCGTCTGGTGTCAAGGGGAAGAAGCGACTGGAAAAGAACAGTGAGGAATATAAGCAGAGGCGGGAGAGGAACAACCTTGCTGTTAGAAAGAGCAGGGATAAAGCCAAAATGCGCAATACGGAGACGCAACACAAAGTGCTGGAACTGGCCGCAGAGAATGATCGTTTACAAAAACGCGTGGAGCAGCTGTCAAGAGAACTTGCCACCCTGCGTAACTTGCTTTCTGCCACCGGTTAG